From the genome of Campylobacter sp. MIT 99-7217, one region includes:
- a CDS encoding YbaB/EbfC family nucleoid-associated protein, which yields MFENLDFSKMNEFLSKAEEQAKEFEEELGKREFSAKSGAGLVQVSANGKGEIIDVNIDNSLLEDKESLQILLISAINDVLSMVAQNKQSMVSNIFGGLKS from the coding sequence ATGTTTGAAAATCTTGATTTTTCTAAAATGAATGAGTTTTTATCTAAGGCTGAAGAACAGGCAAAGGAATTTGAAGAAGAGCTTGGCAAAAGAGAATTTAGTGCTAAAAGTGGGGCTGGACTTGTACAAGTTAGCGCAAATGGAAAAGGCGAAATCATCGATGTTAATATCGATAATAGCTTACTTGAAGATAAAGAATCTTTACAAATTTTACTCATTTCAGCGATCAATGATGTTTTAAGTATGGTTGCTCAAAATAAACAATCAATGGTAAGCAATATCTTTGGAGGATTAAAATCATGA
- a CDS encoding polyprenyl synthetase family protein: MSLEQSFQEYLKANLPSVQSFHPFFNEALSNMLLAGGKHFRAKLLLSVVTHLKPSEFKKALQIALALECIHTYSLIHDDLPAMDNADFRRGKPTLHKLYDETTAILVGDALNTEAFLLIAKSEFKDEIKTRLSEILAFNAGLHGMVLGQAIDCFFEGKRLNLEELEFLHLHKTARLIAASLEMGAIICELENKQCKSLYEFGLKLGLLFQINDDIIDFLGDEKSAGKPTKHDTQKNSFVNLLGIENALKSKEKLSLECENLLLDFDEKLAFELKNLMQKYL, from the coding sequence GTGAGCTTAGAGCAAAGCTTTCAAGAGTATTTAAAAGCAAATTTACCAAGTGTTCAAAGCTTTCACCCCTTTTTTAACGAGGCTTTGTCAAATATGTTGCTTGCTGGGGGCAAGCACTTTCGTGCAAAGCTTCTTTTAAGCGTTGTTACTCATCTTAAGCCAAGCGAATTTAAAAAAGCACTTCAAATCGCATTAGCTTTGGAGTGCATTCATACTTATTCGCTCATTCATGATGATTTACCAGCTATGGATAATGCTGATTTTAGAAGAGGAAAGCCTACACTTCACAAGCTTTATGATGAAACAACGGCGATTTTAGTAGGCGATGCCTTAAATACCGAAGCTTTTTTGCTCATTGCTAAAAGCGAATTTAAAGATGAGATCAAAACAAGGCTTAGTGAAATTTTAGCCTTTAATGCTGGGCTTCATGGTATGGTTTTGGGTCAGGCTATTGATTGTTTTTTTGAGGGCAAGAGGCTAAATTTAGAAGAGCTTGAGTTTTTGCACCTGCACAAAACGGCAAGGCTTATTGCTGCGAGCTTGGAAATGGGTGCTATAATTTGCGAGCTTGAAAATAAGCAATGCAAAAGCTTGTATGAATTTGGCTTAAAGCTTGGTTTGCTTTTTCAAATAAATGATGATATTATCGATTTTTTAGGCGATGAAAAAAGTGCTGGAAAGCCCACAAAACACGACACGCAAAAAAATTCTTTCGTAAATTTACTCGGCATAGAAAATGCCCTAAAAAGCAAAGAAAAACTTAGTTTAGAATGTGAAAATTTACTTCTTGATTTTGATGAAAAGCTTGCGTTTGAGCTTAAAAATTTAATGCAAAAATACTTATAA
- a CDS encoding PDZ domain-containing protein, whose translation MRIFISLVLLSSFIFAIERPRQEDYAACFEKNKASILVYEGMQAFALSENLLAVLKTPNQKLNKYVKYDPFLNLYLVRTDFSLFPTKTNDEQNLTRNDWVGIPDANQAYIGHLKYLAQNIHERDRVDFQTKVGQLDDCCCLMIGISLENGAFIGNRYLNHFKKYNDVYWGDIGVDFALRDNKIYVQNVRNNGQFLINDEIVSVDDKNYNDIRLLNEKILFSDRDSTLYFKVLRDNHDVNISTRVFAKNLNEASLQNFGTSFNARNDKPKPANPNYRTSLGLSITPALVVSRVEPGSKAALAGFMVGDKILRLNNQEVRTLQSLQGLLAAGNQFDVLIARKNTNLPVANKQNQSSGDGIFQFFIRLTK comes from the coding sequence ATGAGAATTTTTATAAGCTTAGTACTTTTAAGTAGCTTTATTTTTGCCATAGAAAGACCAAGACAAGAAGATTATGCGGCTTGTTTTGAAAAAAATAAAGCAAGCATTTTAGTTTATGAGGGTATGCAAGCCTTTGCTTTGAGCGAAAATTTGCTTGCTGTGCTTAAAACACCTAATCAAAAACTTAACAAATATGTAAAATACGATCCTTTCTTAAATTTATATCTTGTTCGAACTGATTTTAGTTTATTTCCAACAAAAACAAATGATGAACAAAATTTAACACGCAACGACTGGGTAGGCATACCTGATGCTAATCAAGCCTACATAGGACATTTAAAATACCTTGCTCAAAATATCCACGAAAGAGATAGGGTTGATTTTCAAACCAAGGTTGGACAGCTTGACGATTGTTGTTGCTTGATGATAGGTATTTCTTTAGAAAATGGTGCTTTTATAGGAAACCGCTATTTAAACCACTTTAAAAAATACAATGATGTGTATTGGGGCGATATAGGCGTTGATTTTGCTCTAAGAGATAACAAAATTTATGTGCAAAATGTCCGCAATAATGGACAATTTTTAATTAATGATGAAATCGTGAGTGTTGATGATAAAAACTACAACGATATACGCTTACTTAATGAAAAAATCCTCTTTTCAGATAGAGATAGCACGCTATATTTCAAGGTTTTAAGGGATAATCATGATGTTAATATCTCAACCCGTGTTTTTGCTAAAAATTTAAACGAAGCGAGCTTGCAAAATTTTGGCACAAGCTTTAATGCAAGAAATGATAAGCCAAAGCCAGCAAATCCCAACTACCGCACAAGTTTAGGTTTAAGTATCACTCCAGCCTTAGTTGTAAGTCGTGTTGAACCCGGATCAAAAGCCGCTCTTGCAGGCTTTATGGTGGGAGATAAAATTTTAAGGCTCAATAACCAAGAAGTAAGAACCTTACAAAGCTTACAAGGCTTACTTGCGGCTGGAAATCAATTTGATGTTTTGATCGCAAGAAAAAATACTAATCTACCTGTGGCAAATAAACAAAATCAAAGCTCAGGCGATGGAATCTTTCAGTTTTTCATAAGGCTTACAAAGTGA
- the tkt gene encoding transketolase, which yields MNKALLKKQADTLRFLSADMVQRANSGHPGAPLGLADIMSVLSYHLKHNPKNPTWLNRDRFVLSGGHASSLLYGFLHLSGYDLSLDDLKDFRKLHSKTPGHPEITTPGVEIATGPLGQGIANAVGFAMAAKKAENLLGSDLIDHKVYCLCGDGDLEEGISYEACSLAGLHHLNNLIIIYDSNEISIEGKVQIAFNEDIKMRFEAQGFEVFKINGHDYDEINEALERAKKSSKPSLIIAKTTIAKGAGKLEGSHHSHGAPLGEEIIKEAKKNAGFDENEQFFISEEVKFAFQSAVELGDLAQAKWDKKLEQSGKKEFLNKLLNPNFKKLVLPDFKGKDIATRDSNGEIINALATQLEGFLGGSADLAPSNKTELKGLGDFVEGKNLHFGIREHAMAAINNAFARYGIFLPFSATFFIFSEYLKPAARIAALMKIKHFFIFTHDSIGVGEDGPTHQPIEQLSTFRAMPNFLTFRPADGNENAKAWQVALNADVPSAFVLSRQKLKALDEGVFGDVENGAYLLKESKEPKFSLLASGSEVSLCLGVAKELEKQNLPCNVISMPCYELFEKQSKEYKQRLLKGKVIGVEAANSKELFQFCDAVYGISSFGESGKDKDVFEHFGFSVSKLLEFVLKNS from the coding sequence ATGAATAAAGCCTTGCTAAAAAAACAAGCTGATACCTTGAGATTTTTAAGTGCAGATATGGTGCAAAGGGCAAATTCAGGACACCCGGGTGCTCCGCTTGGCTTGGCTGATATTATGAGCGTTTTAAGTTATCATTTAAAACACAATCCCAAAAATCCAACATGGCTAAACCGAGATCGCTTCGTGCTTTCAGGCGGACATGCAAGTTCTTTGCTTTATGGCTTTTTGCACTTAAGTGGCTATGATTTAAGTCTTGATGATCTTAAGGATTTTAGAAAACTTCATTCTAAAACTCCCGGACACCCAGAAATCACCACGCCCGGAGTTGAAATCGCCACAGGTCCGCTAGGACAAGGTATAGCCAATGCAGTAGGCTTTGCCATGGCGGCAAAAAAGGCTGAGAACTTGCTAGGAAGCGATTTGATCGATCATAAGGTGTATTGTTTGTGCGGAGATGGAGACTTAGAAGAGGGAATTTCTTATGAGGCTTGTTCTTTGGCTGGGCTTCATCATTTAAATAATCTCATCATCATTTATGATAGCAATGAAATTTCCATAGAAGGAAAGGTTCAAATCGCCTTTAATGAAGATATAAAAATGCGTTTTGAAGCACAGGGTTTTGAGGTCTTTAAGATCAATGGGCATGATTATGATGAGATTAATGAGGCTTTAGAGCGGGCTAAAAAAAGCTCTAAGCCAAGTTTGATCATCGCGAAAACGACTATCGCAAAAGGAGCTGGCAAGCTTGAGGGAAGCCACCACTCACACGGCGCACCCTTAGGAGAAGAAATCATCAAAGAAGCTAAGAAAAATGCAGGCTTTGATGAAAATGAGCAATTTTTTATCAGCGAGGAAGTAAAATTTGCCTTTCAAAGTGCTGTAGAGCTTGGGGATTTAGCACAGGCAAAATGGGATAAAAAGCTTGAGCAATCAGGCAAAAAAGAGTTTTTAAACAAGCTTTTAAATCCAAATTTTAAGAAGCTTGTTTTGCCTGATTTTAAAGGTAAAGATATAGCAACTAGAGATAGTAACGGCGAAATCATCAACGCGCTTGCCACTCAGCTTGAGGGTTTTTTAGGCGGAAGTGCTGATTTAGCACCGTCTAATAAAACCGAGCTTAAGGGGCTTGGCGATTTTGTCGAGGGAAAAAATTTACATTTTGGCATAAGAGAACATGCTATGGCAGCCATTAACAATGCCTTTGCAAGATATGGAATTTTCCTACCTTTTTCGGCAACTTTTTTCATTTTTAGCGAGTATTTAAAACCTGCTGCAAGGATAGCTGCCTTGATGAAAATCAAGCATTTTTTCATCTTTACGCACGATAGCATAGGAGTTGGAGAGGATGGACCAACACATCAGCCTATAGAACAACTTAGCACCTTTAGAGCCATGCCAAATTTCCTTACCTTTCGCCCTGCTGATGGCAACGAAAATGCCAAAGCTTGGCAGGTGGCTTTAAATGCCGATGTTCCAAGTGCTTTTGTGCTTTCACGCCAAAAGCTTAAAGCCTTAGATGAGGGCGTTTTTGGAGATGTTGAAAATGGAGCGTATTTGCTCAAAGAAAGCAAAGAGCCTAAATTTAGCCTGCTTGCAAGCGGTAGCGAGGTGAGCCTTTGTCTTGGGGTGGCAAAAGAGCTTGAAAAGCAAAATCTGCCTTGTAATGTCATTTCCATGCCTTGTTATGAGCTTTTTGAAAAACAAAGCAAGGAGTATAAACAAAGGCTTTTAAAGGGCAAGGTGATAGGCGTTGAGGCTGCAAATTCAAAAGAGCTTTTTCAATTTTGCGACGCCGTTTATGGTATTTCAAGCTTTGGCGAAAGTGGCAAGGATAAAGATGTGTTCGAGCATTTTGGTTTTAGTGTTTCAAAACTGCTTGAGTTTGTGCTTAAAAACTCATGA